A genomic segment from Clostridium pasteurianum BC1 encodes:
- a CDS encoding prepilin-type N-terminal cleavage/methylation domain-containing protein → MIRINSIKRGFTLIEVIIVIAIIAILSGILIPKYATYIKKANSTKAEQISRMIFVSAMRVYTDNERFTKEEVTSAIGEDMNINDINIDVKSPSPDGNSITTDFNTGDDKYTVTVRGDNSTFTLGILK, encoded by the coding sequence GTGATTAGAATTAATAGTATAAAAAGAGGTTTTACTCTAATAGAAGTGATTATAGTTATAGCTATCATAGCTATTTTAAGTGGAATTTTAATTCCCAAATATGCAACCTATATAAAAAAGGCAAATTCCACAAAAGCAGAACAAATTTCCAGAATGATTTTTGTATCAGCTATGAGGGTGTATACGGATAATGAGAGGTTTACAAAAGAAGAGGTTACCTCTGCAATAGGTGAAGATATGAATATTAATGATATTAATATTGATGTTAAAAGTCCATCTCCTGATGGCAATAGCATAACTACAGATTTTAATACTGGCGATGACAAATATACAGTAACTGTAAGAGGAGATAATAGTACTTTCACTTTAGGCATATTAAAATAA
- a CDS encoding prepilin-type N-terminal cleavage/methylation domain-containing protein, which yields MYDKNLIFKGFTLIEILVVMAIISIITSIMLIEVKNYKALKNDIEVKQFNSEMISFINNIRAECILKESFAELSFQKGNDEVKVYEGPNIKNRLKLPSSFIIKENNVITWDKLIYIDSRGMITTPCSLKYLDRNGKNHTITIGVGTAYAEIKE from the coding sequence ATGTATGATAAAAATTTGATATTTAAGGGTTTTACTTTAATTGAAATATTAGTTGTAATGGCGATTATATCTATAATTACAAGTATTATGCTTATAGAGGTTAAAAATTATAAAGCTTTAAAAAATGATATAGAAGTTAAGCAGTTTAACTCTGAGATGATTTCCTTTATCAATAATATCAGAGCAGAATGCATACTTAAGGAGTCCTTTGCGGAACTCTCCTTTCAAAAGGGCAATGATGAAGTTAAGGTTTATGAAGGGCCTAATATAAAAAATAGATTAAAATTGCCTTCAAGCTTCATAATAAAAGAAAATAATGTTATAACATGGGATAAATTAATTTATATTGACAGTAGAGGTATGATAACTACACCTTGCAGTTTAAAGTATTTAGATAGAAATGGCAAAAATCATACTATTACAATAGGGGTTGGTACAGCTTATGCAGAAATTAAAGAGTAA
- a CDS encoding pilus assembly FimT family protein: MQKLKSNKAGFTIIEVMCALSIFTLMFITGISIRLSTVKMKAYNDQMEKYTVYVNQVRSEILSNVSDEEIKSMLNLGEVYIEEAKLNSEAIKQNKILEIVTITVPQKKQYMKISLYSGSLITVNLNLYMNILGKEESISCKFYKSVEKK; encoded by the coding sequence ATGCAGAAATTAAAGAGTAATAAGGCAGGGTTTACAATTATTGAAGTCATGTGTGCTCTTTCTATATTTACATTAATGTTTATCACTGGAATTTCTATAAGACTCTCTACAGTTAAAATGAAAGCTTATAATGACCAAATGGAAAAATATACGGTATATGTAAATCAAGTGAGAAGTGAAATCTTATCAAATGTATCGGATGAAGAAATAAAATCAATGCTAAACTTAGGAGAAGTGTACATAGAAGAGGCGAAGCTTAATAGTGAAGCTATTAAGCAGAATAAAATATTAGAAATTGTTACCATCACAGTACCGCAGAAAAAGCAGTATATGAAAATTTCACTTTATAGTGGAAGTTTAATAACTGTTAATTTAAATTTGTATATGAATATACTTGGAAAAGAAGAAAGTATAAGCTGCAAATTTTACAAATCCGTTGAAAAGAAATAA